From a single Carassius gibelio isolate Cgi1373 ecotype wild population from Czech Republic chromosome A18, carGib1.2-hapl.c, whole genome shotgun sequence genomic region:
- the LOC127934489 gene encoding arylamine N-acetyltransferase, pineal gland isozyme NAT-10-like — MDLRGYFNRIGFTGPYDKPDLDTLRTVHKLHVMTIPFENLSIHCGEKNTTDLNIIYDKLVKSNRGGWCCENNLLFSWVLKEMGYKYTTLGSKVFNKFQNNFYPVDSHLINMVEIDGKPYITDVSYGVSCQLWYPLEMISGKDQPQPPGVFCLLNEGMTWVLEKTSRKQVVKDKANANSSLIDKRLVKKMYCFPLTPRNKEHFVETLDCLQTSPDSRFVLKSICSLQTPNGFRALIGWTYSEIIYNPEEDSDMVDMKEIPDCEIEAVLKEKFNVVLVNKFTPKNKKANYCM, encoded by the coding sequence ACACTTTACGCACCGTCCATAAGCTGCATGTTATGACCATTCCATTTGAGAACCTCAGCATCCACTGCGGGGAGAAAAACACAACGGACCTGAACATCATCTATGATAAATTAGTCAAGAGCAATCGGGGAGGCTGGTGTTGTGAAAACAACCTCTTGTTCTCATGGGTCCTAAAGGAGATGGGTTACAAATACACCACACTAGGCTCCAAGGTGTTTAATAAGTTCCAAAATAATTTCTACCCTGTGGACTCTCATCTGATCAATATGGTGGAGATTGATGGGAAGCCTTACATTACCGATGTGAGCTATGGAGTGTCATGCCAACTCTGGTATCCCTTAGAGATGATCTCGGGTAAAGATCAGCCGCAGCCTCCAGGCGTGTTCTGCCTGCTAAATGAGGGAATGACGTGGGTTCTGGAGAAGACTTCAAGAAAGCAAGTGGTCAAAGATAAGGCTAATGCTAATTCTAGCCTCATTGACAAGCGCCTGGTGAAGAAAATGTATTGCTTCCCATTAACACCCCGTAATAAAGAGCATTTTGTGGAGACCCTGGATTGCTTGCAGACCAGTCCTGATTCTCGGTTTGTGCTGAAGTCCATTTGCTCCCTTCAGACCCCCAACGGCTTCagagctctgattggctggacTTACAGCGAGATCATATACAACCCAGAGGAGGACTCTGACATGGTGGACATGAAAGAAATCCCTGATTGTGAAATAGAGGCTGTGCTGAAGGAAAAGTTTAATGTGGTGTTAGTCAACAAGTTCACACCGAAAAACAAAAAAGCTAATTATTGCATGTAA